The Pseudanabaena yagii GIHE-NHR1 genome segment TTCATCAAGAGGCAATTCGTTTAGATGATTTGGGCAAGCATCCCCAAATACCAACTTTGTTCGCTCATCTTGAACTTGACGGCAAACAATATCTAATTCAAGAATTTATTGATGGACAGGATCTGCTAAGGGAATTGCAGGAGCAAGGAAACTTTAGCGAAGCCAAAATTCGGATGCTGCTGGGGGACTTATTGCCAATTCTGCAATTTATCCATGAACGGAATGTGATCCATCGTGATATCAAGCCCGAAAATATTATCCGTCGGCGCTTTCCGAGTACTTCTGGTTCAATCGCCGCAGGTAGTCATGTGTTGGTGGATTTCGGAGCGGCTAAGTATGTATCCACTGCTGCCATAATGGAAACAGGTACAAGAATTGGTAGTGCCGTGTATGTCGCGCCAGAGCAGGTAAGAGGAAAATCAATCTTTGCCAGCGATATTTATAGTCTAGGTGTAACCTGTATTCATTTGCTTACCAATGTCTCTCCCTTTGAGTTGATGGATATGGATGGGAATTGGGTTTGGCGAGATTTTTTAGCTAATACTTCCATTAGTCGGGGATTAGGAGAAGTTCTCGATCGCATGGTTTTAGCGGCTCCTAGTCAACGCTATCAGACAGCTCAAGCAGTTTTAAATGATCTCAAAAATGCGAATTCTTCTAACTATCAAGTCTATGTACCGCGTCTAGCCAAATCTGTTAAAAGAAGCGCGATCGCCAAAACCAATATCACCCCCATCTCTGTCCCTAAGCCACCAATTCAAGCGATCGCACCACAACTATCTCAATTCTCCTTTGAAACTGCGACTGTAAAAATTAATCGCATTGGTGTTGGTAAGTTAGCGAAAACACTGTTACAAATCAATACCAAACAAAAAATTGGGCGTTCCTATTTTGAAACCCTAGGCAATATTCAAGGTAAGCCAATTAGTCTGGAAATGGTATTCATCCCCGCAGGCAAATTGCAAATTGGATCACCGATTAGCGAAAGCGATCGCACTAAGGAAGAAAGTCCACGTCATATTGTGAATATTCCTGCTTTCTTTATGTCCCGTTTCCCCATTACCCAAAGACAATGGAAAGTATTGATGGATAACAATCCTGCTATTTTTATCGGTAATGGCGATCGTCCCGTGGAGAGCGTATCATGGGATGACGTGCAGAGCTTTTGTCAGCAAATCGTTGAGCGTACTGGCAAACCCTATCGCTTACCCAGTGAATCGGAATGGGAATATGCTTGTCGTGCGGGAACTTTAACTCCCTTTTGCTTTGGTGAAACTATTATGGCAAATCTCGCGAACTACAATGCGGCAAGTCCCTATCTATATGCTCCCCAAGCACTCAGTAGTACTATTACTACTGAAGTTGGTAGCTATCCCGCTAATGCCTTTGGACTACATGATATGCATGGAAATGTCTGGGAATGGTGCGAAGATATTTGGCATGATGATTATGACTTATTGCCCAAGGATGGGTCAGCATGGACACAGGGTAGCGATCGCAGTTGTCGAGTAATACGGGGTGGCTCATGGCGCGACCCTGCTCATTATTGCCGTTCTGCCAAGCGTTCTCGCAATGCGGCAAACCAAGGCGATCGCACTACTGGCTTTCGGCTTGCCGTGACACTGATTTCCTAAATTCCACATTAGAGATGCCACTAACGTAAGAGTTCTGCAAAAGTAACGCTATATGAACGATAAAAGCAAATTAAAAGTCTACTTCTATTGCTTTCCACCAACTCTAAATGGCTATGGAGATTATGCTTCTGCATATCATTACTATCAACATGGAACAGTATGTTTAGGAGAAGGGCTACAAGCATTAGGTATTGAGTTTTATGCTAATGTCAATTTTTGGTTACCATCTCCTGAAGAGCCATTTCTATTCCGTTATGACCCAAATGTCAGCCCCGATGACTGCGATATTGTCATTATCAATGAGGCTTGGTGGGAGAGACAGGGGCAATTTGCGAAATCACTGTGTGACATTCAACATCTACTAAGAAAAAATCGTCCCCATCAAACTATCTTAATTGACCTATCCGATGATAGTCCACGCAAAAACTTTTTAGATCCCAACCTAGCGCGATTTGACCACTATTTTAAATCTCATCTGTCTAAATCTACTCCCATATTTCCTAACACCCATCCCTTTCCCTTTGGCTTGTCTGAAAGAATTATCAAAGAATTAGCTCTTGTACCACCATTCAGTCAACGTCATCATAATTTATTAGTCAATTCCCGTGTTTTCCTCAATGGCGATCACTCGTTGCGTAATTATGTGCAGAAGCATTTTCTACCCAAAATCAATTCTATTATTCCCCTAGAGTCTAAAGTGATCACTGATGCACGCGATCGCGGAGCCTATCACACATTACAATGGGCACAAGCCAGTGGTAGACATAATCCTGGCTATTATGAACTTCTTCTCTCAACTACTACCTGTAGTAGTTTTGGTGGTTACTTTATCTCTCCATTTCCGCGCCATCCTTGGACAATTTTGGGTAGAGCCTGTCGTAAAACAATTACGAAGTTAGGATGGAAAACGCATCGCCTTGTCCAATGGGACAGTTGGCGTTTTTGGGAAGCTTTGGCGGCAGGCTGTGTGCCAATTCACTTAGATTTTGATAAATATGGATTTATCCTACCTGTCATGCCTGAGAATTGGAAACATTACATCGGCATCGATCTCGATAATATTGATGACTCTATAAATCGCATTGCTCAAAATTTAGATCGCCTACCTGAAATTTCAGCCGCTGGTCGAGTATGGGCGCTTGAAAATTACGCTCCCATCGCGATCGCTAAACGTTTCCTAAAAACGGTGGGTATTACACAGGAAATCACTTGAGATCAAACCAAGCAATTTTTTAAAAGTGTTGCTTTGCAACACTTTTAAAAAATTGCTTGGTTGGTTTGCTCGAAAATTGCTGTAGTACTATGGTTTAGTTGATATTGTGAAGACTGCTGAAAGAGCCTAGCTTATGAAAACAACGTGTTTAATCAATAATTTCAACTATAAAGACTATGTTTGTGAAGCGATCGACAGTGCCTTAGCTCAAACCCATCCATTTGACGAAATTATTATTGTTGATGATACTTCTACCGATGGCTCTAATCTAATTTTGCAGGAGCAGTATGCACAGAATCCCCATGTAAAGATCATCATCCATCCTCATAACCAAGGACAACTAGCTGCTGTTACTACAGGATT includes the following:
- a CDS encoding bifunctional serine/threonine-protein kinase/formylglycine-generating enzyme family protein, which encodes MSHCLNPSCNFQNPETSPKLNFCQECGSKLKIGDRYRALRILGQGGFGRTFIGIDEALPSCPTCVIKQFFPADLTSAVKAAELFHQEAIRLDDLGKHPQIPTLFAHLELDGKQYLIQEFIDGQDLLRELQEQGNFSEAKIRMLLGDLLPILQFIHERNVIHRDIKPENIIRRRFPSTSGSIAAGSHVLVDFGAAKYVSTAAIMETGTRIGSAVYVAPEQVRGKSIFASDIYSLGVTCIHLLTNVSPFELMDMDGNWVWRDFLANTSISRGLGEVLDRMVLAAPSQRYQTAQAVLNDLKNANSSNYQVYVPRLAKSVKRSAIAKTNITPISVPKPPIQAIAPQLSQFSFETATVKINRIGVGKLAKTLLQINTKQKIGRSYFETLGNIQGKPISLEMVFIPAGKLQIGSPISESDRTKEESPRHIVNIPAFFMSRFPITQRQWKVLMDNNPAIFIGNGDRPVESVSWDDVQSFCQQIVERTGKPYRLPSESEWEYACRAGTLTPFCFGETIMANLANYNAASPYLYAPQALSSTITTEVGSYPANAFGLHDMHGNVWEWCEDIWHDDYDLLPKDGSAWTQGSDRSCRVIRGGSWRDPAHYCRSAKRSRNAANQGDRTTGFRLAVTLIS
- a CDS encoding glycosyltransferase — encoded protein: MNDKSKLKVYFYCFPPTLNGYGDYASAYHYYQHGTVCLGEGLQALGIEFYANVNFWLPSPEEPFLFRYDPNVSPDDCDIVIINEAWWERQGQFAKSLCDIQHLLRKNRPHQTILIDLSDDSPRKNFLDPNLARFDHYFKSHLSKSTPIFPNTHPFPFGLSERIIKELALVPPFSQRHHNLLVNSRVFLNGDHSLRNYVQKHFLPKINSIIPLESKVITDARDRGAYHTLQWAQASGRHNPGYYELLLSTTTCSSFGGYFISPFPRHPWTILGRACRKTITKLGWKTHRLVQWDSWRFWEALAAGCVPIHLDFDKYGFILPVMPENWKHYIGIDLDNIDDSINRIAQNLDRLPEISAAGRVWALENYAPIAIAKRFLKTVGITQEIT